Proteins from a single region of Pungitius pungitius chromosome 4, fPunPun2.1, whole genome shotgun sequence:
- the LOC119206889 gene encoding uncharacterized protein LOC119206889, protein MLQNNLICLGGRLKNANLNIGEKNPVILPKDNHVSLLLARYHHAEVKHQGRHLTEGAVRAAGFWLLGGKRIINSILHKCVTCRKLRGKFQQQRMADLPPERLTTCPPFTYVGLDVFGPWVVCTRRTRGGQAESKRWAIMFCCMSSRAVHIEVIDSMDTSGCINALRRFFAIRGPAKQLRSDCGTNFIGACKELGMSKDQPDTTVQKYLNQEGCSWQFNPPHASHMGGSWERLIGLARRILDSMLLEQHTRLTHDVLCTLMAEVTAILNARPLIPVSNDPEDPLILSPSMLLTQKGGVPSPPGDFTDKDLLTKQWRQVQALANRFWKRWSREYLPTLLRRKKWHKSYRNLQEGDIVLLKDTQVARNHWPTAIITKTFPGKDGRVRKVELRTTVQGSSKTFLRPVSEVILLLVKD, encoded by the coding sequence ATGTTGCAGAACAATCTTATCTGCCTTGGAGGCCGGCTGAAGAATGCTAACCTGAACATTGGAGAAAAGAACCCGGTTATCCTCCCCAAAGACAACCACGTTTCCTTGCTACTCGCCAGATACCACCACGCTGAGGTCAAACATCAAGGTCGTCACCTGACGGAAGGTGCTGTCAGGGCAGCGGGATTTTGGCTCTTGGGCGGGAAAAGGATCATCAATTCGATTCTACACAAATGTGTAACCTGTCGTAAGCTTAGAGGTAAATTCCAGCAACAACGCATGGCAGACTTACCTCCAGAACGCCTTACGACCTGTCCTCCCTTTACATACGTGGGTTTGGACGTCTTCGGACCTTGGGTCGTCTGCACCAGACGGACAAGAGGGGGGCAAGCTGAGAGCAAGCGGTGGGCCATAATGTTCTGCTGCATGAGCTCCAGGGCTGTCCACATCGAGGTCATTGACTCGATGGACACATCAGGCTGCATCAACGCTTTAAGACGTTTCTTTGCAATAAGAGGACCAGCCAAACAACTGCGATCAGATTGCGGCACAAACTTCATAGGGGCCTGTAAAGAACTTGGAATGAGCAAAGACCAACCAGATACAACTGTGCAGAAGTATCTTAACCAAGAAGGGTGTTCTTGGCAGTTCAATCCCCCGCACGCCTCGCACATGGGTGGTTCTTGGGAACGCCTGATCGGTTTGGCCCGAAGAATTCTTGATTCAATGCTTCTTGAACAGCACACTCGCTTAACCCACGATGTCCTGTGTACACTAATGGCAGAAGTCACAGCAATCCTAAACGCGAGGCCACTAATCCCAGTTTCAAACGATCCCGAGGATCCATTGATCTTGTCGCCATCAATGCTCCTAACTCAGAAAGGGGGAGTCCCTTCCCCACCCGGGGATTTCACAGACAAAGACCTCCTCACCAAGCAATGGAGACAAGTTCAAGCGCTGGCCAACAGGTTCTGGAAACGTTGGAGTCGTGAGTACTTGCCCACCTTGCTTCGCAGGAAGAAATGGCACAAGTCTTACCGAAACCTTCAGGAGGGAGACATTGTCCTTCTTAAAGACACTCAAGTAGCCCGTAACCACTGGCCAACGGCTATAATCACAAAGACCTTTCCTGGAAAAGATGGGAGAGTGAGGAAAGTGGAACTAAGGACCACAGTTCAGGGATCTTCAAAGACTTTCCTCAGGCCAGTCTCCGAGGTGATCTTACTTTTAGTTAAGGACTGA
- the LOC134102933 gene encoding uncharacterized protein LOC134102933 has product MDSKQSDRESVASKRSSRSSTSSAGSVTRARAKAEAAKARATFANKEAKAKLERAATEAKLQKEKAEKEAEYYKEKAAIEFELQLEKARKDAELEALASYREAASAEAEAAVWEDAMDNFVVLDEAGPSEKDKLERTSEYVQSQYELHSGETHPRTRSLRQAAMNASSQVSQLPTDETHQGYSSNPFSPTWQPPVSPKEPSYAKNITNPALANYGSENVQTPSAIKVERQVPRKETDHQTNINMRNAYSNNPPQPSLPHFISTASHGAPGAEHLAQFLARRDLVSSSLYKFDDNPENYRAWHSSYINATQGLGLTATEELDLMTKWLGRESSDQVRRLRSVHATNPVVALRRAWERLQECYAAPEVIERSLFNRLDHFPRLSGKEHTKLRELANLLMEVQGAKEDGYLPGLSYLDTARGIEPIVAKLPYGLQERWFNYALGKRLSNYSQVYRV; this is encoded by the exons ATGGATAGCAAACAAAGCGACAGGGAGTCAGTGGCCAGTAAAAGAAGTTCACGGTCTTCAACTTCATCAGCTGGCTCAGTAACACGTGCTCGTGCTAAAGCGGAGGCAGCTAAAGCACGCGCTACATTTGCAAACAAAGAAGCTAAAGCTAAGCTAGAAAGAGCTGCAACGGAGGCTAAGCtacagaaagaaaaggcagaaaaagaagCGGAATATTACAAAGAGAAAGCAGCAATCGAGTTCGAATTGCAGCTAGAGAAGGCAAGAAAGGATGCTGAGCTAGAAGCGCTTGCTAGTTATCGCGAAGCCGCATCGGCCGAAGCTGAAGCTGCCGTGTGGGAAGATGCAATGGACAATTTTGTTGTACTGGATGAAGCAGGCCCATCAGAGAAGGACAAACTGGAGCGTACAAGTGAATATGTCCAGTCTCAATACGAGCTACACTCAGGTGAAACCCATCCACGTACCAGGTCACTAAGACAAGCAGCCATGAATGCTAGTTCCCAAGTATCTCAGCTTCCGACAGATGAAACCCATCAAGGATATTCTTCCAATCCTTTCTCTCCAACATGGCAGCCGCCTGTTAGTCCTAAAGAACCGTCATATGCAAAAAATATTACCAACCCTGCATTAGCAAACTATGGCTCGGAAAATGTGCAAACACCTTCAGCTATTAAAGTGGAAAGGCAAGTCCCACGAAAGGAGACTGACCATCAGACAAACATAAACATGCGTAACGCATACTCAAACAACCCTCCTCAGCCTTCCCTTCCACACTTCATATCAACAGCTAGCCATGGTGCACCCGGAGCCGAACATCTAGCACAGTTCTTGGCTCGTCGCGACCTGGTGAGTTCAAGTTTATATAAATTTGATGATAACCCAGAAAACTATCGAGCTTGGCATTCATCATACATAAACGCCACTCAAGGGCTAGGCCTCACAGCCACGGAGGAGCTAGACTTAATGACTAAGTGGCTCGGTAGAGAATCCAGCGACCAAGTCAGACGTCTCCGTTCAGTGCACGCGACGAATCCTGTCGTAGCACTCAGAAGGGCCTGGGAACGTCTCCAGGAATGTTATGCAGCACCCGAAGTCATCGAAAGGTCCCTTTTCAACCGGCTCGATCATTTCCCAAGGCTTTCAGGGAAAGAACACACAAAGCTACGAGAACTAGCCAACCTGTTAATGGAGGTGCAGGGAGCCAAGGAGGACGGCTACCTCCCAGGCCTGTCTTACCTGGACACCGCAAGAGGGATCGAACCCATAGTTGCAAAACTGCCTTATGGTCTTCAAGAAAGATGG TTCAACTACGCACTTGGCAAGAGACTGTCCAACTACAGTCAAGTGTATAGAGTGTGA
- the LOC119226185 gene encoding arylamine N-acetyltransferase, pineal gland isozyme NAT-10-like, with protein MKLEEYFERIGFHGSFDKLDLATLKLIHTQHVTSVPFENLSIHCGEKNVMDLEATFNKIVRRRRGGWCLENNFLFGWVLREMGYDTTSLGSRVFNNVLNDFAPLDNHFINKVVIDGKAYITDVSFGLSFQLWEPLELVSGMDQPQAPGVFRLMDQGDVWVLEKTGRKPDVLNPEFAKSSLVNRNETNQMYSFTLVPREAEHFLEINHKLQNETSLFTNKSICSLQTPTGFKALIGWTYGEVTYKPDEGVDVLDIRNLMDDEIEKILLEKFNIKLQNKLKPLNNKSYFTFWIPTQVWFKN; from the coding sequence ATGAAATTGGAGGAATACTTTGAAAGAATTGGATTCCACGGATCTTTTGATAAACTGGATCTTGCAACACTGAAGTTGATCCACACACAGCACGTCACGTCCGTCCCATTTGAAAACCTCAGCATTCACTGTGGTGAAAAGAACGTCATGGACCTGGAAGCCACTTTCAACAAGATTGTGAGGCGCCGCCGTGGAGGTTGGTGCCTTGAgaacaacttcctgtttggcTGGGTGCTGAGAGAAATGGGATACGACACCACGTCGCTGGGCTCCAGAGTTTTCAACAATGTCCTCAATGATTTTGCCCCCCTTGATAATCATTTCATCAACAAGGTTGTCATCGATGGAAAGGCTTACATAACAGATGTCAGCTTCGGCTTGTCTTTCCAATTGTGGGAGCCCCTAGAGCTCGTCTCTGGAATGGACCAACCTCAGGCACCAGGCGTCTTTCGCCTCATGGACCAGGGGGACGTGTGGGTGCTGGAGAAAACTGGTAGAAAGCCAGATGTTCTCAATCCAGAGTTTGCCAAATCAAGTCTGGTGAACAGGAACGAAACCAATCAGATGTACAGCTTCACCTTGGTGCCTCGGGAAGCCGAGCATTTCCTTGAGATAAACCACAAACTCCAGAATGAGACGTCTCTCTTTACCAATAAGTCCATCTGCTCTTTGCAAACACCAACAGGATTCAAAGCCCTGATTGGCTGGACCTACGGGGAGGTCACCTATAAACCCGACGAAGGAGTGGACGTCTTAGACATAAGAAACCTAATGGATGATGAGATAGAAAAAATTCTTCTTGAAAAGTTCAATATAAAGCTGCAGAACAAACTGAAGCCTCTCAACAACAAGTCATACTTCACATTCTGGATTCCTACACAGGTGTGGTTTAAAAATTGA
- the LOC119226194 gene encoding arylamine N-acetyltransferase, pineal gland isozyme NAT-10-like yields MKLEEYFERIGFHGSFDKLDLATLKLIHKQHVMSVPFENLSIHCGEKNVMDLEATFNKIVRRHRGGWCLENNFLFGWVLREMGYDTTSLGSRVFNNVLNDFAPLDNHFINKVVIDGKAYITDVSFGLSFQLWEPLELVSGMDQPQAPGVFRLMDQGDVWVLEKTGRKPDVLNPEFAKSSLVNRNETNQMYSFTLVPREAEHFLEINHKLQNETSLFTNKSICSLQTPTGFKALIGWTYGEVTYKPDEGVDVLDIRNLMDDEIEKILLEKFNIKLQNKLKPLNNKSYFTF; encoded by the coding sequence ATGAAATTGGAGGAATACTTTGAAAGAATTGGATTCCACGGATCTTTTGATAAACTGGATCTTGCAACACTGAAGTTAATCCACAAACAGCACGTCATGTCCGTCCCATTTGAAAACCTCAGCATTCACTGTGGTGAAAAGAACGTCATGGACCTGGAAGCCACTTTCAACAAGATTGTGAGGCGCCACCGTGGAGGTTGGTGCCTTGAgaacaacttcctgtttggcTGGGTGCTGAGAGAAATGGGATACGACACCACGTCGCTGGGCTCTAGAGTTTTCAACAATGTCCTCAATGATTTTGCCCCCCTTGACAATCATTTCATCAACAAGGTTGTCATCGATGGAAAGGCTTACATAACAGATGTCAGCTTCGGCTTGTCTTTCCAATTGTGGGAGCCCCTGGAGCTCGTCTCTGGAATGGACCAACCTCAGGCACCAGGTGTCTTTCGCCTCATGGACCAGGGGGACGTGTGGGTGCTGGAGAAAACTGGTAGAAAGCCAGATGTTCTCAATCCAGAGTTTGCCAAATCAAGTCTGGTGAACAGGAACGAAACCAATCAGATGTACAGCTTCACCTTGGTGCCTCGGGAAGCCGAGCATTTCCTTGAGATAAACCACAAACTCCAGAATGAGACGTCACTCTTTACCAATAAGTCCATCTGCTCTTTGCAAACACCAACAGGATTCAAAGCCCTGATTGGCTGGACCTACGGGGAGGTCACCTATAAACCCGACGAAGGAGTGGACGTCTTAGACATAAGAAACCTAATGGATGATGAGATAGAAAAAATTCTTCTTGAAAAGTTCAATATAAAGCTGCAGAACAAACTGAAGCCTCTCAACAACAAGTCATACTTCACATTCTGA